A window of the Arachis duranensis cultivar V14167 chromosome 5, aradu.V14167.gnm2.J7QH, whole genome shotgun sequence genome harbors these coding sequences:
- the LOC107491600 gene encoding UDP-rhamnose/UDP-galactose transporter 6 has product MAPTSKAEKKAAADAAAWMFNVVTSVGVIIVNKALMATYGFSFATTLTGLHFVTTTLMTLVLRIMGYVQPSHLPLPELLKFVLFANFSIVGMNVSLMWNSVGFYQIAKLSMIPVSCLLEVVFDKIRYSRHTKLSICVVLLGVGVCTVTDVSVNTKGFIAAFIAVWSTSLQQYYVHFLQRKYSLSSFNLLGHTAPAQAASLLLIGPILDYWLTSQRVDKYDYNTTSLMFIILSCTIAVGTNLSQFICIGRFTAVSFQVLGHMKTILVLIMGFFFFGKEGLNLQVVLGMIIAVVGMIWYGNASSKPGGKERRSHSLPTSKTETR; this is encoded by the exons ATGGCTCCAACTAGCAAGGCTGAAAAAAAGGCTGCAGCAGATGCAGCTGCATGGATGTTCAATGTTGTCACTTCTGTTGGAGTTATCATTGTAAACAAAGCTTTGATGGCCACTTACGGATTCAGTTTTG CTACTACGTTAACAGGTCTGCACTTTGTTACTACAACTTTGATGACGCTCGTACTAAGGATAATGGGATACGTCCAGCCCTCTCATTTACCCTTGCCAGAGCTTCTGAAATTTGTTCTATTTGCTAACTTCTCTATTGTCGGAATGAACGTTAGTTTAATGTGGAACTCGGTTGGATTCTATCAA ATTGCTAAGTTGAGTATGATCCCTGTATCCTGCCTATTGGAAGTTGTTTTTGACAAGATTCGGTATTCAAGACACACGAAACTGAGCATATGTGTTGTTCTTTTGGGAGTTGGTGTTTGCACTGTGACTGATGTGAGTGTGAACACAAAAGGATTCATTGCTGCCTTTATAGCAGTGTGGAGCACTTCTTTGCAACAATAT TATGTTCATTTTCTTCAACGGAAGTATTCGCTAAGTTCTTTCAACCTATTGGGACACACAGCACCTGCACAGGCTGCATCTCTACTGTTAATAGGACCTATACTAGATTATTGGCTAACAAGCCAACGAGTCGATAAATATGACTACAACACTACTTCTTTG ATGTTCATAATTTTGTCATGCACTATTGCTGTTGGTACCAACCTCAGCCAATTCATCTGCATCGGAAGATTCACTGCCGTCTCTTTTCAAGTACTGGGACATATGAAGACAATACTTGTTCTAATCATGggattcttcttctttgggAAGGAGGGTCTTAATCTCCAAGTTGTTCTTGGGATGATCATAGCTGTGGTTGGAATGATTTGGTATGGCAACGCGTCATCGAAGCCCGGCGGAAAGGAACGTAGGAGTCACTCCCTTCCTACCAGCAAAACAGAAACAAGATAG